Proteins encoded in a region of the Vitis riparia cultivar Riparia Gloire de Montpellier isolate 1030 chromosome 7, EGFV_Vit.rip_1.0, whole genome shotgun sequence genome:
- the LOC117918378 gene encoding uncharacterized protein LOC117918378 has translation MLHLPIHPTMNASHAGSIMDFGFLASRKTRNHGSFGSEIEFQPQICVEDGVGASSPPLWNRKNMSESTQNQTSHLLPHDHCFSHLSRASLLERIADGRRELMEMVKNMSESTYELSLKDIVDEQHTSQEDEEEGSVEDRSTSFNSEIELLQQRSKTKRKNIKSPWITRSASMEKEVFLLKMFFPTSLGMKRKPAVGNGSKVSQKSLCDNPEDNVDKEWWKKRFLGAGQSKNSGKNGIWGSSGSSSRSNSNKSRQTNGVVLPGCWPFFHPKKARPED, from the exons ATGCTTCACCTCCCAATCCATCCCACCATGAATGCCTCCCATGCTGGTAGCATCATGGATTTTGGCTTCCTGGCCAGCAGGAAAACCCGAAACCATGGGAGTTTTGGCAGTGAAATTGAGTTTCAACCTCAAATCTGTGTTGAAGATGGTGTTGGGGCCAGCTCACCGCCCTTATGGAACAGGAAGAATATGTCAGAAAGTACTCAGAATCAAACCTCACATCTGCTGCCTCATGATCACTGTTTCAGTCATCTGTCACGGGCATCACTACTAGAGAGGATTGCGGATGGCAGGAGAGAGCTTATGGAGATGGTTAAGAACATGTCTGAATCTACTTATGAACTCTCCCTCAAAGATATTGTCGATGAGCAGCACACTTCAcaggaagatgaagaagaaggttcAGTTGAAGACAGAAGTACGAGTTTCAACTCTGAAATTGAACTCTTGCAGCAGAGGAGCAagacaaagaggaaaaacattAAGTCGCCTTGGATAACAAGGAGTGCAAGCATGGAAAAAGAGGTTTTTCTTCTCAAGATGTTCTTCCCAACTTCTCTAGGAATGAAAAGGAAACCAGCAGTGGGAAACGGTTCAAAGGTTTCTCAGAAGTCATTGTGTGACAATCCTGAAGATAATGTGGACAAGGAGTGGTGGAAGAAAAGATTCCTAGGTGCAGGTCAAAGCAAAAACAGTGGAAAGAATGGCATCTGGGGAAGCAGTGGTAGCAGCAGCAGAAGCAACAGCAACAAAAGCAG GCAAACTAATGGCGTAGTCTTACCTGGTTGCTGGCCCTTTTTCCACCCCAAGAAAGCGAGACCAGAGGACTGA